The region GTCCATAATTGTGCTGACTGGTTCAGACCGGTGACAAAGACAAcaagctgctgcttcttttgtcCGGAACTTCCGCCGCTCTTCCTCACTGACGGCATGTGGCCTTCCCGCGTGCTCACATCATAAATAACAATGCATCGATTCGAGGCTCCGCGCGCCCCGGTGCCTCTCCGCGCGCCCGGGTGCCTCTCCGCGCGCCTCGGCGCTTCCCTGCGCCCGCGCGCGTCAGAACAAAGAGCCGCTCGAGACGCGCGAGGCGCTTTGCACAAAAATCGAACGTCTAAATTCAGACGAGCGGGGAAATATTTTAGTGTTCCGGCGACAACGACAGCGAGCGTAATTACGAGCGTAATAACGACGGACGCAAAAAATGAGGTAGCTCAAAAAATTagtgaaaagttaaaaaaaacccatttaatTCCAAAAATCCCACATCTATTCGATTAATGCGCATATGACCAAATACGGGTCATTTTAATTACGAATAAAACCcaaaagagaattattttaaatttgttttattggtattattattatttgtaaaATGCTATTAATTATTACTACCTCTGATTTTAATCGTAGCAGCAGAAATTTCtctaaatgttttaaactgGATTTGCGATTTGAGCGTCATTAAAAGTCGAACTGCACACACGctgattgtaaaaaaaattcgATTAGTGAACTGCTTTGTTGCGTTTACGCAAAAACTTGGTTTCGTTTTTCTGCCGAGATGTTGTCTTtaaatttttcttttaataaacgCTATGAATTAATTTGTGCTTGGCGAAAAGACAAGCACGTGAGATCAAATCGCATATTTAAAGTGCAAATGTTCTGTTAATAATCcgattaaatatttacaggatTTCCCctcagcaaaaaaaaattaaaataaatatctgaTTTCACCGTGTTCTCCAAACATGGATCTTCTGTCCTGACAATCTAAAATCAATCCTCTGTATTATCCCATGgtaataacaaaaacaaacacattacgAGGTTAAGGGAAACCCCGCTGTGCAAAACTATACCCTAAAGAAAGCCATTCATCTTCTCAATGTAGTCGTTCACCCTGAAAACCGACATAAAGAACCAAAGGAAATGTTAACTTTTCTTGAGCTGCTCTTTTGAAGCACCTTTACAATGAAAACCCCTATAAAATACCCTGTAGAAGCCACCGTTCTCTTGGCGCTAAGCTGGCTTTTAAACTGCTGTATAACAGacatttttaacagcaaaaataaatattcaataAGCGTAATTTTTACGCAAAGAATTCGGGGGAACTATCACTAAATTACTACCCACCTAAATATCAAAGACCAGAGTAAAACACAGAACTGCATTTTCTAGCAACAcaatactgtaaaaaaaaacaaaaaacagcacgaTTATCCAAATACATCGAAACTGTGCAGCTGATTTTCACGCGTGAGAATTGTAAGAGAAATGACAGAGACGTCTTATCACACAACAGTCCGCGTTGCTAGCGCGAGGCTACGCTAAAACCATGAAAGGAATAAAGTCTTTTACcttctttgctgctgttttggctcttatttttttcccattgtCCCATGGCCTTGTCATCCTCTGACCCGTCCATCATGGCCTTGTCACTGGGCACATACCAGGTGGCATGCTGCTCTGCCATGAGGGTGTCAAGGTCAATAGTGCCCATTGAGCTCTTCCCAGCCTCCGGGCTGCAGCCTGCCAGCTCATTGTCTCCGTTCTGAGAGGGACAGTCACCATTCTTCTTGCTGTTCTTCATTGCCAGGGGCTGGTCCTCAGAGATACTGAACTGCTGCCGCTGGAGCTGTATCTGGGCCTGCAGAATCTCCAAAGGATGGATTTCTTCCTGGCCAGAGGTGCTGGAAGGGGTGCGTACCTGCTCTGCTCCAGGAGTGCTGGGGTGGCTCACCCCACTGGCCCCTGCGCCCCCTCCAGCATTCAGTCCGTAGCCGTCTGGTGTCGAGGTAGTGTGATTGTTGATACCCATGCCGAGGGGGTTCGGTCCGTTTATCAACCCGTGCTCGCTCCTCTGCATTTTTGGTGAGCCAGAGATCATGGGGCTGCGATTGGGGTTTGCAGCCAGGGCCCCTCCTGTGTCTGAGCTCGAGGACACCTCATCCTCGTTGCCAAAGTGAGTGCTGACATCGTCGGGGAAGTCCACACGTGGCGAGCTACTGTCAGACTTAGCAACGCTTTGGATGCCGCTGTCGAGCGAAGACATGAGATCAGCCTGGTCCCCCAGCATCAGCTCGCCTCCTTTCCCCCAAGAAGGTGACTGGAGGTGTTTCTCGTGGGGCGtaccccctcccctctccccaaTGCCAGCCGAGGACGTCTGCTGGCCTGGACTTACAACAGGGTTACCAttgtcagaggaaaaaaaaattccaggGCTCACATGTCCActgtctctttttctcctccctctccctctcccactccctgTTGCTGTCTTCCCCTCACTGCATGGGGTAGCGTCCATGTTGTAATTTGGGGAGAGGGCACTGGCTTCCCCCTGCACCGTCTGGCTTTGACTTGCAGGCTTAGGGTTGCTATTCCCGGTGCCAGGCATCTGGCTGTTCTGGGAAGAGCTGCTCTGAAAATATTCAGGACCAGCACTGCCAGTCCCATTAGATGTGCTGCTATTAATGTCCTGTTCCGTCTGACTCAGTTTTCGCTTGCCCTCGTTTTGGTTCTTCTTGTTGAACGTTACGTTGAGATTGGGTGCTCCTAGACTGGCGATCATGTTCTGGCAGGCGGTAGAAAGGGCCGCCAGGCAGCTCTGGCCAAAAACACTGTCTTTAGCGCTAGTTTTGCTAAAGTTCCCCAGAGACAGAGCTCCCAGCTTGCTCACAGATGCCCGCTGGCCCGAGGGGAACTCGGACTGAGACTGGTAGGTCCCCGGTGAGGTGCTCACCCCCTGGGGAGCGCTGTGAGCTGGACCCGCACGGTTAGCCCCTCCATAGGGAAATGTTGGCTGCGCTCCCATCGGAGGCGCGGGGAAGTCCGCCGGACGCCTCTCCGCCGGTGCGTTCGGATGACCCGCTCCTGCTCCCGGTGACTGCATCTGCGAGAGGTTGCCCATGTTCCCGCTGAATTGCGAGTGCATGCCCGGAGAATGGAGGGGCTGCACATGCCCGTCTCCCGGCATTCTCATGGGCTCCTGCATGGCCATGGCGGGCCTGAACATCATTCCGGCCCCGTTCTGCTGAAGCCCCATGTCGTGAGGCCCCGCGTCACTGCCTGCTCCAGCCATACGTCGTGACATGATGTCTCCCGGGGGGTGGGACCCTTGGAACCAGGAGTTCTCCTGAGCAACATGAGGGTTCTGTCCATCGATGTTGGGCATCCGGCCGCTGTTCTCCCTGTCAAAGCTGGGTTGCGGCATGCTCCCTCCCGGGCCTCCGTGAGCCATTGGGGCAGGTGGAACGTCGCCGTGGTGACCGAGCTGCTGCAGACTAGGCTGTCtcatcctctgctgctggttgcGGGACGCCATCTGCTTTATCATCATGGCTGCGTTTtgacgctgctgcagagacTGCTGCTCAGGCCCCGGATGCTGCAGGGGTCCGGAGGGGAAGCCTTCACTCACAGGTGGGGTGAAGTCTCCAGGCAGGCCAGGGTAGGCAGAGGGGGAGAGGTGATTATCCATGCCGCCGCCGCACCAGCCCTCCCCACCCTGGGCATGTGGGAAGTCAAATCGGGGCCTTTTTGCCATGTTCATATAGGGAGAGTCAAAATGTTGCAGTCTTTGATTGGGGGGTtgttgggagggagggggagcgggCTGTTGCATATTAAACATGGGGTCCCCATAGGGGTGCAGACCCCTATTTTCTAGTCTGTGAATAGGATATTCAAACTGGTTGTGTTGGCCGGGCATCATGACCCCTCCATCCAGAATGTTGGGGTTTGTAGAGCCAGGCTCGGCCTGAGGAGGCCTGGGGAGGCCAGGGGGGCATGAGTTCTGTCTGGCTATCAAACCagactgttgttgctgctgcatgaGAGGATGTCTCGTATTGACCCCCGGCTCCATTCCCATGGGCACCTTCCGGCCGTTTCCAAAGCGTTCGAAAAACATTCCGTGCGGCGACGGTTGGGGCTGCGGTGGCGCCTGGTGCCCCTTAGATATGCCCTGCATACCTGGAGTCCGTGGCATTCCTGGGTTGCCGGGAAAATTCCCAGCAGGAACTGGCCTTCCTGGCCCGTAATGGGGTAACTGAGATTCTGATTCTGAAGGGGAAAACACATGCACATCAAAATGTCCAGAAGGAGGCTCGTTGGGGAAGTTATAGTCTAATCCCTCTACGGCCCCCTGGTTAGGCAATCTCCGGGGCTCTACCACATGAgactcggaggaggaggaagaggacgaggggAGGCCGTGAAAGGATGCCGCCCTGTTAGGTGACTGGTCCAGGGGTAGACAGGGAGCAGGTACAGCGTGGCTGCCACTGGGGGGGCCGTGATGTTGGAAATCAGGCATGTTACcaggtcgctgctgctgctgctgctgctgctgctgggggaaaGCGTCCCCTGCTTGTCCCTCCGCGAGAGGATCAAATCCATCTCCGAAGCCCTGCTGCGGTCCCATGCCATTGTTGTTGTAGCCCATTAGCCTGCCGCCGTGCAGGCACGATGACCCCGGCTCGGGGCCCCCAAAATTCCCAGAAAAATGAGCGTGGGTTGGGTGGGAGTGAGCTTGATGACTGTGAGGATGTCCTTGATGAGGTTGCTGGTTGTTAAAAAATCCGTGCATGGgtccttgctgctgctgctgctgctgaagtccACCGCCCGCGTGCATGTCCGTGTGGCCCCGCGGGTGGAAGCCCCCGTATGGCTCTCCGTTCATGTTCATGTTGAGCCCCAGCATTTGAGGCTCGCCCAGAGGACCCATGCCGGGCTCCACGGCTCCCGGCAGGCTGCCAGCGTGAAAGCCTGGGCTTTTATAATGGGAGCCCATATTCAATCTTGCttggtttatttttctctccGACTGGCCAGGGTTTCTGCTATTAATGTGAGAACCAAACTGCTCCAGTCCAAACATACTCCTCGGCGATCAATCCCACATGACGAGCAGTTTGCCGGACATCGGCGCACTGTTCTCCGTCTGGcccaaaaaaaatagacaaaaaaataaaaaatgttttaaaaagtctcTGTAGTTTGCGGCCAAAATCAAAACGCGGGTGAAACAGGCCGCCTCTTCTTTCAATGTTAAAATTCAAAAATGAAGTTCTCACAGTTATTGCTTTTAATCACGGACGCGGGGAAGAGCGGGGCGGAACACGCGCCTAAAACGCGTCGCTTTTTGCGTTATTTAAACCGTCAACTCGTATCAAACATCGCTACTTATCTTGTCGCGCGGCTGCCCCAAAATATTccaaagttttttttccctgcgcGCATTTCTTCAAGGTGAGCACAAAACGCACGTCTCCGGGGCAACTAGACGGGGGACGCAGTCATTACTGCCCGAAAATTCAATATTCCGCTCCGACGCCTAATGTCCCACAGCAACTTTTTGTTTCAGGTCCCATAATGAAaacagggctggggggggggagtccagATAGAGCAGTTGGGTTCCGACCACTTCTTCGGGTAAAACTCGTTCTCGTCGATCTCAGCCCGTCGTTGTCACCCAGAATACCATCAAGTGTTGATGGATCCGGCGCGATGGAAAGTCCACGAACACGGATCTCCGCGTCAAGCGACCGGGGGGGAAGCGTTCACGCGCCCGCACCAGTGCGTTACCACGGAGCGACCTGACAGCATCCTCCACCGCCCGCCGCTCTGGGGGCCCCCGCAGCCGAGCGCCGTGCCTTTAAAGTCCCGCCGGCGCGCTTCGCCTCGCTCGTGTGCGCGTCCCTCCGTCGGATCGAGCCGCGTCCACAGTGGTCTGAGCTCGCTCGGGAGAGGATCACGGATGCACTCGCGCTCCGATCTGCCGCTTGGCGCCGTGTGAGAGCGACGCGTTCGGAGGAGCCAGCAACAAGTTTTGCATTTCTGCAGCCGCTTCCATCGGTGGagcctcagccaatcagagcgggCGGACGCGGCTCCGGGGTGGGACGAGCGCCTTTAAGGTGGCCGCGAGCACGCTCTGATTCTTAAAAAATGGCTAGCACTTAAAATATTGGGGTTTTGGCTGAAGGCGGCGATGGCGAATTTGTCCACATTTCAAGCGCGTTTGGGAGGATGCGGCTTTTTTAAGATGAGCCGTTTGTTGCGTGACCGGGTTGGAACGCGTCAATGGCGCACGGAAGAATCCCCTTTTGTGTGACGTTTTAGAACTTTCAGCCATCAGCGAGTCCttctgtgagtgagtgagtgagtgagtgagtgagtgagtgagtgagtgagtgagtgacaccATTGTTGTGCAGCAAACACTGACTCGCAACCACTTGGTTTATTTGACGCATTTCCAAAGAGTGTTGAGTTTCAACTGCAACTCTCTCTCACAATTAAGGGTCTCTGTCCAACAAAGCGCTCGGCCCTTTGTAGAATTATTTAAAAGTGATGCGGGAAAACCGGTGAGTTAGAGATAAGGCGAGGAAGTGGCGCAGCCCGACGTTAGAGTGTGCGTAAACACGCCCCGGGAGGTGGAGAAAGGCTTTCCAAACCACCGTTTGAGCTAAGTCACGTCGTCATTGGGCTTCGGCTCTGATGATCAGAGAATTGTCTGTAAACGGAACACAGATAAGACGAGTAAATCGTTGAAAAGGCGACATGAAACTTTGCAAAAGACGAGGGGATGGGGCAGCGGAACAAAGGCTCCTCGTTTAAATTAATGTTGTTGACGACGTAAAACTATTTTTAACGTGCTTGGACATAATTGCGTTTTCGTTTTTTACTTAAAACTTGCTCAAAATGGAGTTCACGTCCTCTTGCTAGAGGATTTCAAATGCCTGGTTAAAATAACGCAGTTTATAATATTCCAAACaactttatttgcatttcaatAAAATCACCGTTGTCTAAATGTTGCAAAGATAAATTGGTCAAAGGAGCGCGTGGACAGAGGGCAGGTCGAGACGGACCGAGCTGTGCAGGATACAAGGGGGAGTTTTAGCAAACGGACACAGTGCCACCTAGCGGCCGGCGTGAGAGAGGGCAGGGCGCGCGTCCACGGTAACGCAGAAGAATCAGATTGTTTTCACATGGAGTGATCTGGAGTTtagcatttatttctttatttttgaacaggaaacacaaattaaagtattgttttatttatttttttggagtAACACCAAACCAAATTCTGTTTTGAATGTCATTTTTACCCTtgactctctgtcctcctcagataTTTTAGGCAATATGTGCACATTGACAGACAAGTCAGGACGCGGCGCGGGCAGGACTAAACGTGCACGTGTGGAATTCTGGCAGTGTGGACGGGCGACGGCAGCAGCCCGGAGGACGCGTGTGATGGGGCGGAGGAAAGTCCTGCAAGTCTCCGTTGAATCTGTTGGCTCCGGCCAAACATCTGGTCCTTCCAGAAGTTTGCTAACCATTCATCTctaggctcctccccctctccatgTCACTCACTCTATATCTgtgcactgacctctgaccccactgcccccccccaacccgccATATTCCTCCTGACTCTTGGAACTATAATTCTGACACCCGTTCTGCAGCGTGACGGAGCGGCGGAGTGATCTAGAACTCCATTTGTCTCAATATTTAAGAGAAGCGGCTGCTAATTTAGCCTTAATTCTTCCTCTGATAGACTTCCCTAGTTGCGGGTCAGCATCCTTCAGTTGAGGGGCTGGACTGAAGGTTCCCCTGGATCGGGAGGGGGGCAGATTTGATGGAGCGCCCCTGATGACGGCTCCCTCCctgctggccccgccccttttccATCGCAGCAAGAACAACAGGAAAACTCCGGAGAATCTCTGGGGCTAAACTTGACCCGGGCCCGGAGGATGAGGAAGGCCCAGTGACATCACTGCCAGCCTGCGCGCGGCAAAAAAATAACTTTCCTGTCGGAGAAACCGCCAGGCGGAGCAGAGGtgaccccggggggggggggaggtcacAGTCTGCACGTAAACACGCAGGGGGGGGGCCAGCGCCCAGCTGCCAAAAACACGTCGAATGTTGTcttttgacaggaaatgaatCGGTGCACGTACGCATCGTCGTAGGTGACGTAAACGGCAGATGACACATCCCTCCGCGGTGTCcaggacggacggacagacggacggacgcaGGCTTCCTATGAAACCCTGCGAGCTGCCAGTTAACAGGAGGCGAGTGGGCGACGTCTGCCCGTCTCCGCTTTTAGAAGCGGCGTTGTTTGCTTGTTCTGGGGCAGATACGACCGGTTTCCAGGCACACGAGCGTTCCTGCGCGAACAATAAAGGCAGCGGATATCTCCGCCAGCAGGCCGacagctcttcctgctctttaGCGCGCATTCCGCTGTTGCCGCGCGACCTTTCTGACCCGCGGGTCGCCCGGTCCGGTCCAAGCGGGGGTCAGACGTTCGTGTCCGAGGAGCATTCGGACATTCGGAACGCTTTGAACAGCGTTAGCAAGGCAGCGTCAGCGGCTCCTGATCGAAGGGTTATTTGGGGTTTAGGATGATGAAATAAGGCTCGTTAATTATTTAATCAATAACGACTCAGGAGCACGAGGGCTGGGTGGAGTTTCAGACCAAAGTTTATTTGATAATCACAATACGTGGAGACCTGATGGCACACAAGGAGATctagaggagagaaaaggcaCAGAATGTCGTACATTCAGAAACACACCCCCGGAATTTCAAAAGCTGATCACCGATATTTAAAGGAAAGCAATAAAGGCATCCGGGGCGTCGGGTTCGAACCCCGCTGCAGGGGTAGATGCAGAACCTCGAGCTCGCCACCCGACGCACCCTTGTTGCCTCGTTCACCTGAGAAAACGGTTAGAAAATATTGCGTCACGACTCTCGCCGCTCAAATCCGATTACATCATCGTCTCAGAGTTTACGGAATGGAAATGTTCGGACCTTTTTTTACATGAATGTCTTGCAAGGAATCAttaaaaagggaacaaaaaagAACGCCGGTCCTCTGGTTCAGTAGAAGCCACCATGAAAACAGATGTGCACAGATGTGAAGAACCGGACATAATACTCTGatgccgggccgggccgggccaggCCTGGGCGCACGTGAAGCTCCCCGAGTTCTGTAAACACAGCTAGGACGAGCGACAGGctgaggagggggcggggtcagaCCTTTTTAGAGGATGGCTGAAGGCCGGAGGCGGAGCTTTGGAGAAGCATTcacacctgcgtgtgtgtgtgtgtgtgtgtgtgtgagaagacgTCACACTCTCAGTGTATGGGGGACGTGCACGCGTCTGTACGTGAACACCCGTGTGGGCCCGACTGTCGGGGTGAGGAGACGCAGGGTTCGGATTAGAGGGCGGAGCCAGCGCTGAGTCATGGTTAGCGGGAAGAGCCGAGGCAGGAAGGAACACGCGTTTGAGGGTGTGCAGATGAAACGGGCCGGGCTCTTCGGAGGAATGTTTGGGAGAAGATGTGTCCGGAAACGTGGAGGTTTTGGCCCGACAGCAGCCGGtactgaaggaggaagaggcagctCCTCTTCTGGTCCTGGTCTCCGCCGCTCCGCCTCAGGAATCCGCCGCGCTGGTTCCTCGCACTTTACCCTGGAGGCGCAGCTGTGAGGGAAGCAAAGGAAAGGGGACGGTGAACAGCTGCTAGGCAACGGCGACGTCTGCTTGGGACGGTTCGGACTGTGACCCGGGCCTGGACCCACTCCTCTGGAGGACCGAACCAATCGGAGCTCCGCCCTGAGATCTTGAACGCAACACCAACCACAGCTCCTCTATCCAGAGCTCGGGATCCCCGAGCACACACGAGCGCTTCGTCACATCTCCGGAACCGTTAAACGGACCGATGTTTTGGACTCCGGAGCAGGTAGATAACGGCCCCGCTCCCACGTCCGCCCACCCGGAGGACGGTGGCTCCGGGAAGTCAATTAGTGGGAGAATCTGATAGTCCAACAGCTTAATGGGAGAGCTGGAATCAACAGTGGCTGGAATCCACACGGCGCTCCTTCATCcttttccccacacacacacacacacacacacacacacacacacacacacttctcttcaATCACAGAACAGACTTCTCAACCTCAGAATTCCATTTGTATGTTAATGAGGGAAAGGCACCATCTTGAAGCCATCCTCATCATTCCCTGCCCTTTTCAGTTGCCTCAAACCTTCCCAGTCTGCATCCAGCTGCTGGGGAGGGAGCGACCGGACCAGGAACTGAGCTGTTCGGAGCGGGAACTGAGCTGTTCGGAGCGGGAACTGAGCTGTTCGGAGCGGGAAGTGAGCTGTTCGGAGCGGGAAGTGAGCTGTTCAGACCAGGAACTGAGCTGTTCAGACCGGGAAGTGAGCTGTTCAGACCGGGAACTGAGCTGTTCAGACCAGGAAGTGAGCTGTTCGGACCAGGAAGTGAGCTGTTCAGACCAGGAACTGAGCTGTTCTGAGCAGGAACTGAGCTGTTCTGAGCCGGAACTGAGCTGTTCAGACCAGGAACTGAGCTGTTCTGAGCAGGAACTGAGCTGTTCTGAGCAGGAACTGAGCTGTTCTGAGCAGGAACTGAGCTGTTCAGACCAGGAAGTGAGCTGTTCAGACCAGGAAGTGAGCTATTCAGACCAGGAAGTGAGCTGTTCAGACCAGGAAGTGAGCTATTCAGACCAGGAAGTGAGCTGTTCAGACCAGGAAGTGAGCTATTCAGACCAGGAAGTGAGCTGTTCAGACCAGGAACTGAGCTGTTCCGAGCAGGAACTGAGCTGTTCAGACCAGGAACTGAGCTGTTCCGAGCAGGAACTGAGCTGTTCAGACCAGGAACTGAGCTGTTCAGACCAGGAACTGAGCTATTCAGACCAGGAACTAAGCTGCAAGTAAAGGTTGGGCACGGCCGCCCCCGCCGCCCTCCGGCCGGGCCAGGACCGCCCCCCTCCTCGCTACACGTTTAGCCCAGAGGAAGATGGGAAACACATGTCGGATTGGGCGAGATGTGGAGGGGGATGTGGCGCTTTAGCACAAAATGCTGCTATGTTGGGAGAGGGCCAGGAATGTTTGAGACAGTCGGACCTGGATTCCTCCGTTTCTCTCCTTGTAGGGCCAAAGAGCTCCAGACTGATGTTCAGACTATTTCCACGAGCGAGCGGCCACTTGTTGAAAAGAATGCAGGTTGGGAGGAAGGCGCGATTCGGAGGAAACCTTATCCAGATGTGTGCGTCCAGAAGCTAACACAGGATCGGAACCACGCCAGCCACAGAACGCTCTCGTTCAGCGGCTACGCCTCAAAAACGAGGAGCGGTTCCACTAAACACGTCTGCGTGAACATTTGGGAACTCAAAGGAGGAAGGTTGAAACCTCTTGGAGGTTCctctccagacaggaagtcagtaAAGCACGTGGGCGGAGTCACGGAGCTACTCACCAGCTCCAGTTCCTTCTGGGTCTCCGCCTCCATCTTCCTGATGTCGTCCATGGTCAGCTCCACCCACCTGTCGATGGTGCAGAAGAGCTGCCGGTGGAAGTTGGTGAAGATCCTCCTCTCTTGCTgcggaggacaggga is a window of Takifugu flavidus isolate HTHZ2018 chromosome 5, ASM371156v2, whole genome shotgun sequence DNA encoding:
- the mn1b gene encoding transcriptional activator MN1; protein product: MFGLEQFGSHINSRNPGQSERKINQARLNMGSHYKSPGFHAGSLPGAVEPGMGPLGEPQMLGLNMNMNGEPYGGFHPRGHTDMHAGGGLQQQQQQQGPMHGFFNNQQPHQGHPHSHQAHSHPTHAHFSGNFGGPEPGSSCLHGGRLMGYNNNGMGPQQGFGDGFDPLAEGQAGDAFPQQQQQQQQQRPGNMPDFQHHGPPSGSHAVPAPCLPLDQSPNRAASFHGLPSSSSSSSESHVVEPRRLPNQGAVEGLDYNFPNEPPSGHFDVHVFSPSESESQLPHYGPGRPVPAGNFPGNPGMPRTPGMQGISKGHQAPPQPQPSPHGMFFERFGNGRKVPMGMEPGVNTRHPLMQQQQQSGLIARQNSCPPGLPRPPQAEPGSTNPNILDGGVMMPGQHNQFEYPIHRLENRGLHPYGDPMFNMQQPAPPPSQQPPNQRLQHFDSPYMNMAKRPRFDFPHAQGGEGWCGGGMDNHLSPSAYPGLPGDFTPPVSEGFPSGPLQHPGPEQQSLQQRQNAAMMIKQMASRNQQQRMRQPSLQQLGHHGDVPPAPMAHGGPGGSMPQPSFDRENSGRMPNIDGQNPHVAQENSWFQGSHPPGDIMSRRMAGAGSDAGPHDMGLQQNGAGMMFRPAMAMQEPMRMPGDGHVQPLHSPGMHSQFSGNMGNLSQMQSPGAGAGHPNAPAERRPADFPAPPMGAQPTFPYGGANRAGPAHSAPQGVSTSPGTYQSQSEFPSGQRASVSKLGALSLGNFSKTSAKDSVFGQSCLAALSTACQNMIASLGAPNLNVTFNKKNQNEGKRKLSQTEQDINSSTSNGTGSAGPEYFQSSSSQNSQMPGTGNSNPKPASQSQTVQGEASALSPNYNMDATPCSEGKTATGSGRGRGRRKRDSGHVSPGIFFSSDNGNPVVSPGQQTSSAGIGERGGGTPHEKHLQSPSWGKGGELMLGDQADLMSSLDSGIQSVAKSDSSSPRVDFPDDVSTHFGNEDEVSSSSDTGGALAANPNRSPMISGSPKMQRSEHGLINGPNPLGMGINNHTTSTPDGYGLNAGGGAGASGVSHPSTPGAEQVRTPSSTSGQEEIHPLEILQAQIQLQRQQFSISEDQPLAMKNSKKNGDCPSQNGDNELAGCSPEAGKSSMGTIDLDTLMAEQHATWYVPSDKAMMDGSEDDKAMGQWEKNKSQNSSKEESELSQSKAAAGAPGAGGGGGSGGNHLQCLSVHCTDELGDSKGRGAPVSSWRSLHSDISNRFGTFVAALT